The genomic segment tatttatatatattcatgtaGAAATGAATATTATGCCCTTGTTTTTTAAGGTTCAGATACTTGAAAAGAAACACAATTACGGAAACAAACAAAAGCCCTTTTTTTGGAGGTTCGCACAATAAATTACTAAACACATAACATTACCCTTATTTCTGGAAGTTCACACAACAAATACATGAAATAAGACAAATTGTTGTAGCTAATGAAACAGCTGGAATTACTTCCCACCAACGTCGAGTTGATCATGAAATAGGTAACCACCCAACCTAATGCAAACATCAAGAACAAAGATCATCCAGGCATATCGTATTTGTTGATTTAATCCAACCATTTAAAGAAGGACCTGCAAGAATGAATTACTagcatgtttttcaaattccaaTGCCAAACTCTTTTATCTCTTCCCACCCATTATATGGGGTCCATTTTCTACAAGTGCTGGTTGGCACGGAGCAACCAGTGCTGGAATCCTCAGCTACTTGAGACACCTGCAAAACCAATTCAAGCATGGCATACACGTTCCAACTTGTAAGTCTTATTATTGAgggaaacaagaaataaaaacacttaaagAGAGGCAAGAAATCATGTCAAATATACAGCACCTCTGATTGAGCACTCATTGAACCATTTGATGTAGTAGCGAATCTTGTGGTCAGATTTGGACATTGACGCACCTCCAACATCGACAAATAAGGAAATATGAAATCACAACATCCATGACTGAAGTAGACAATGCTTGGTAATTCTTCTAGACTCAGCCACTCCAGATCAGGGAGCACCATCTCCTTCTCAACATTGACATGTGAAGCATGGTCACCCTGCCCAAATACTCCCAATAATTGAGAGGATTCCTTTACTTTAAGTTCTTGGAGCTTTTTGAGACCTGAAGCCATGGCTAACGGGAAGAGACTCTTCAACTTGTTGCATCCTGTGATCTCAAGTCGACACAAATTAGGGAAGCATGAAGATTGGAGATCACTTCCTGAAAATATCTGAtccttttcatcatcattatcctTAGCAATGATTTGCTCCAATTCCTCACAGTTTGATATCTCTAGAAATTCCAGTTGAAGTAGACTAGCAATCATGCTGTTTGTGAATATATGTGTCAGTCTCTTACACTGGTTCACCTCCAAAGTAGTCAAATTGCTCGGCACGAGACCCTTCCAAATACACCTCAAGTTTGGCAATAAGTTCAAGTGTAATGTTTCCAAACTCACGATTGAAAGTTCATGCCCACCTCTTCTATTAGTTATCAAACATCCAACTTGCATTAAATCTTGTACTCCTTCCATGtttttaatagatatttttttcaaattcataaacCCTACCtgcatcaaaagaaaacaagggtACCGATTTGTTAGATGCAATTCATAGTAATTATTGTGCACTTTTAAAACTAAACGAGAGGCAAGAAATCATGTCAAATATACAGCACCTCTGATTGAGCACTCATTGAACCATTTGATGTAGTACCAAATATTGTGGTCAGCTTTGGACATCCATGCATCAGTAACGTCTCCAAATGAGGGAACAAGAAATCATAACATCCATGACTGAAGTAGACAATGCTTGGTAATTCTTCTAGACTCAGCCATTCCAGATTAGGGAGCACCATCTCCTTCTCAACATTGACATGTGAAGCATGATCACCCTGCCCAAATACTCCCAATAATTGAGAGGATTCCTTCACTTTAAGTTCTTGGAGCTTTTTGAGACCTGAAGCCATGGCTAACGGGAAGAGACTCTTCAACTTGTTGCATCCTGTGATCTCAAGTCGACACAAATTAGGGAAGCATGAAGATTGGAGATCACTTCCTGAAAATATCTGAtccttttcatcatcattatcctTAGCAATGATTTGCTCCAATTCCTCACAGTTTGATATCTCTAGAAATTCCAGTTGAAGTAGACTAGCAATCATGCTGTCGGTGAATACATGTGTCAGTCTCTTACATTCTTCCACCTTCAAAGTAGTCAAATTGCTCGGCACGAGACCTTTCCAAATACACCTCAAGTTTGGCAATAAGTTCAAGTGTAATGTTTCCAAACTCACGATTGAAAGTTCATGCCCACCTCTTCTATTAGTTATCAAACATCCAACTTGCATTAAATCTTGTACTCCTTCCAAGTTTTCAATagatatttctttcaaattcataaacccctacatcaaaagaaaacaagggtACCGATTTGTTAGATGTAATTCATAGTAATTATTGTGCACTTTTAAAACTAAACGAGAGGCAAGAAATCATGTCAAATATACAGCACCTCTGATTGAGCACTCATTGAACCATTTGATGTAGTACCAAATATTGTGGTCAGCTTTGGACATCCATGCACCTCCAACCTCTTCAAATGAGGGAACAAGAAATCATAACATCCGAGACTAAAGCAGGAAATACTTGGTAATTGTACAAGCAACAACACGTGCAAATCAGGGAGCACCATCACCTTCTCAATATTGGCAGATGAAGCATGATCACCCTGCCCAAATACTCCCAATAATTGAGAGGATTGACTTACTCCAAGTATTTTGAGCTTTTTGAGACCTGAAGCCATGGCTAACGGGAAGAGACTCTTCAACTTGTTGCATCCTTTTATCTCAAGTTGATACAAATTAGGGAAGCATGCAGATTGGAGATCACTTCCTGACAATATCTGAtccttttcatcatcattatccaAAGCAATGATTTGCTCCAATCCTTCACAATTTGATATCTCTAGAGCTTTCAGTTGAACTAGACTAGCAATCATGCTGTCGGTGAATACATGTGTCAGTCTCTTACATTCTTCCACCTTCAAAGTAGTCAAATTGCTCGGCACGAGACCTTTCCAAATACACCTCAAGTTTGGCAATAAGTTCAAGTGTAATGTTTCCAAACTCACGATTGAAAGTTCATGCCCACCTCTTCTATTAGTTATCAAACATCCAACTTGCATTAAATCTTGTACTCCTTCCAAGTTTTCAATagatatttctttcaaattcataaacccctacatcaaaagaaaacaagggtACCGATTTGTTAGATGTAATTCATAGTAATTATTGTGCACTTTTAAAACTAAACGAGAGGCAAGAAATCATGTCAAATATACAGCACCTCTGATTGAGCACTCATTGAACCATTTGATGTAGTACCAAATATTGTGGTCAGCTTTGGACATCCATGCACCTCCAACCTCTTCAAATGAGGGAACAAGAAATCATAACATCCGAGACTAAAGCAGGAAATACTTGGTAAGTGTACAAGCAACAACACGtgtgttgaatattaaactcaatctagatggtcaaggaaggcaaccaccagctgccactgaccagccgccaccgaccagccgccagccaccagccgcagccgccagccgccttcacaccaccgtccgcagccgccttcacacttggaaaggttgaattttcttattttgaattcgtgtataaatagcaagctgagcttatgctattatgtgtgggagagtagagagaatagagagaaacactagagagaaagagagggtgtgtattgttaagcttgttgtaagtttatttttgctcctgtaagcttgtgttcatgaaataaaactttgtgttttatcccctctgagtgtttcaaagccaccactagtggttcctcccaccaacaattggtatcagagccccgttcgtcagaaaacagaagtattttctgggatagccgaattttcaaaattgtcaaaaacaagttttgatcattccaccgTGTAGAGCTCATCCATACGAACTCAC from the Populus nigra chromosome 1, ddPopNigr1.1, whole genome shotgun sequence genome contains:
- the LOC133689877 gene encoding uncharacterized protein LOC133689877, producing the protein MSAQSEGFMNLKEISIENLEGVQDLMQVGCLITNRRGGHELSIVSLETLHLNLLPNLRCIWKGLVPSNLTTLKVEECKRLTHVFTDSMIASLVQLKALEISNCEGLEQIIALDNDDEKDQILSGSDLQSACFPNLYQLEIKGCNKLKSLFPLAMASGLKKLKILGVSQSSQLLGVFGQGDHASSANIEKVMVLPDLHVLLLVQLPSISCFSLGCYDFLFPHLKRLEVHGCPKLTTIFGTTSNGSMSAQSEGFMNLKEISIENLEGVQDLMQVGCLITNRRGGHELSIVSLETLHLNLLPNLRCIWKGLVPSNLTTLKVEECKRLTHVFTDSMIASLLQLEFLEISNCEELEQIIAKDNDDEKDQIFSGSDLQSSCFPNLCRLEITGCNKLKSLFPLAMASGLKKLQELKVKESSQLLGVFGQGDHASHVNVEKEMVLPNLEWLSLEELPSIVYFSHGCYDFLFPHLETLLMHGCPKLTTIFGTTSNGSMSAQSEVGFMNLKKISIKNMEGVQDLMQVGCLITNRRGGHELSIVSLETLHLNLLPNLRCIWKGLVPSNLTTLEVNQCKRLTHIFTNSMIASLLQLEFLEISNCEELEQIIAKDNDDEKDQIFSGSDLQSSCFPNLCRLEITGCNKLKSLFPLAMASGLKKLQELKVKESSQLLGVFGQGDHASHVNVEKEMVLPDLEWLSLEELPSIVYFSHGCCDFIFPYLSMLEVRQCPNLTTRFATTSNGSMSAQSEVSQVAEDSSTGCSVPTSTCRKWTPYNGWEEIKEFGIGI